Genomic window (Halomicrobium zhouii):
TCGACCGTCAGTCTTCGTCGATCCGGTCGATCTGGTCGACCCACTGTTCGATGTGCGGGTCGCCGCGGTACTGGACGGTGCCGTCGTCGGGGTCGTACTCGACGACTTCCGCGTCGTCGAGTTTCGGCAGGTGGGTGTGGTGGAGCGAGGACCGCAGGTACGTGCAGTTCGACGATTCTTCCCCGATGTCGCCGTAGGTCTCCTCGATAGCGTTGACGATGTCCTCGATCCGATGCGTCGCGTTGGGTTCCTCCATCAGCGCCCGCATGACTGCCCGACGGCGTTCCGGCGCGAGTAACCGAAGAACCGAACTCGGAAGTCGGTCTGGTGCGTCGCGCCGCGCCGTAGTATCCTGACCCATTGGAACCTCCTCAGAGACGGCGGGGTATTGTTATGACGCCTTTTTCGAGGTGGTAACGCTTCCTTATGGCTACCGGAGATCGCTACGGAGAAGCCGCAATTCGTGGGATGATAGGCGTCTGCCCTCATCCGGTGCGACCGTGTCACGGACTACCGAGACGCTAGACAGATCGCGGACGGCCAGGTCGAAATCAGCCCATAGCATCGCACGAATTCGGATAACTGAGTTATAACAATAGGGATGGCTCG
Coding sequences:
- a CDS encoding DUF7344 domain-containing protein; amino-acid sequence: MGQDTTARRDAPDRLPSSVLRLLAPERRRAVMRALMEEPNATHRIEDIVNAIEETYGDIGEESSNCTYLRSSLHHTHLPKLDDAEVVEYDPDDGTVQYRGDPHIEQWVDQIDRIDED